A region of Streptomyces paludis DNA encodes the following proteins:
- a CDS encoding type III polyketide synthase has product MATLCRPAIAVPDHVITREETLELARTLHADHPQLGLALRLIGNTGVRTRRLVRPIEETLQHPGFTARNAVYEAEAKARVPEVVRRALDHGQLAPTDIDMIIYVSCTGFMMPSMTAWIINNLGFRPETRQLPIAQLGCAAGGAAINRAHDFCVAYPGANVLIVACEFCSLCYQPTDLAVGNLLSNGLFGDALAAAVVRGDGGTGVRLERNGSHLVPGTEDWISYAVRDTGFHFLLDKRVPGTMAMLAPAMRDMAAPHDWDVSNLDFYVVHAGGPRILDDLSHYLDLPPEMFRYSRATLTERGNIASAVIFDALERLFVEGGAEHGARGVIAGFGPGITAEITLGTWTDAGREDPREAARELELAVPAAALQGVGSGAADS; this is encoded by the coding sequence ATGGCAACTCTGTGCAGACCGGCGATCGCCGTCCCCGACCACGTCATCACCCGCGAAGAGACACTGGAACTGGCCCGCACACTCCACGCGGACCACCCCCAACTGGGCCTCGCCCTGAGGCTCATCGGCAACACCGGAGTCCGGACCCGCCGCCTGGTCCGGCCCATCGAGGAAACGCTCCAGCACCCCGGCTTCACCGCGCGCAACGCCGTCTACGAGGCGGAGGCCAAGGCGCGCGTGCCCGAGGTCGTCCGGCGCGCGCTGGACCACGGCCAACTCGCCCCCACCGACATCGACATGATTATCTATGTCTCCTGCACCGGATTCATGATGCCGTCGATGACCGCCTGGATCATCAACAACCTCGGCTTCCGCCCGGAGACCCGCCAGCTCCCCATCGCCCAGCTCGGCTGCGCCGCCGGCGGAGCGGCCATCAACCGGGCACACGACTTCTGCGTCGCCTACCCGGGCGCCAACGTCCTCATCGTGGCCTGCGAGTTCTGCTCCCTCTGCTACCAGCCGACCGACCTCGCGGTGGGCAACCTGCTCTCCAACGGCCTCTTCGGCGACGCCCTCGCGGCGGCGGTTGTGCGCGGCGACGGCGGCACGGGCGTACGGCTGGAGCGCAACGGATCCCATCTCGTGCCCGGCACCGAGGACTGGATCTCCTACGCGGTGCGCGACACCGGCTTCCACTTCCTGCTCGACAAGCGTGTCCCGGGCACCATGGCCATGCTCGCGCCCGCGATGCGCGACATGGCCGCGCCCCACGACTGGGACGTCTCCAACCTCGACTTCTATGTCGTCCACGCGGGCGGCCCCCGGATTCTGGACGACCTCAGCCACTATCTGGACCTGCCGCCGGAGATGTTCCGCTACAGCAGGGCCACCCTGACCGAACGGGGGAACATCGCCAGCGCGGTCATCTTCGACGCCCTGGAGCGCCTTTTCGTGGAGGGCGGCGCGGAGCACGGCGCCCGGGGCGTCATCGCCGGGTTCGGGCCGGGCATCACCGCGGAGATCACCCTCGGGACTTGGACGGACGCGGGCCGGGAGGATCCGCGGGAGGCGGCCCGGGAACTGGAGCTGGCCGTACCGGCAGCCGCGTTGCAGGGGGTGGGATCGGGAGCGGCCGACAGCTGA
- a CDS encoding DUF2079 domain-containing protein, with product MRDRVRSTARSFRDPYPYALALLLFCAYTIVSVGRYRNFATMSWDLGIFEQAIRAYAHLRAPIVDIKGPGTNVLGDHFSPVTALLAPAYRLLPTPVTLLVAQAALFAISAIPVTRAASRFLGSKRGLAIGVAYGLSWGVQRAVAFDFHEIAFAVPLIAFSLEAVLMRRWRAALLWAVPLVFVKEDLGLTVAAIGILVAVRARGASPRAVGWGVAVAGMAAVWALLVFTVVIPAFNTSDTYDYWSKVGGGGGPLDGLDTKVRTLVWLLLPTTGLLALRSPLLIVAVPTLSWRFLSAEEHYWGTGWHYSAVLMPVVALALVDALDRTRSSRRPWLLAYARHLPAASAAAAIALTTSLPLAALVEPDPYRTTPQAEVAVKMLARIPSGATVEANIGPLAHLTSRCRVFWVGDTQGITPDYIALQNRATRDPVIYAGQLHPRATYTVLDQGAGYVVLKRQPDPGSTDTGD from the coding sequence GTGCGTGACCGCGTGCGCTCCACGGCCCGCTCGTTCCGCGACCCCTACCCGTACGCGCTCGCGCTTCTCCTCTTCTGCGCCTACACGATCGTCTCCGTCGGCCGGTACCGGAATTTCGCCACCATGTCCTGGGACCTGGGCATCTTCGAACAGGCGATACGTGCCTACGCCCATCTCCGCGCGCCCATAGTCGATATCAAGGGCCCCGGCACCAACGTCCTCGGTGATCACTTCAGCCCCGTGACCGCGCTGCTCGCTCCCGCGTACCGGCTGCTGCCCACCCCCGTCACCCTGCTGGTCGCCCAGGCGGCGCTGTTCGCAATCTCCGCCATCCCCGTGACCCGGGCGGCCTCGCGGTTCCTCGGGTCGAAGCGCGGACTGGCGATCGGTGTCGCGTACGGGCTGTCCTGGGGCGTGCAGCGGGCCGTGGCCTTCGACTTCCACGAGATCGCGTTCGCCGTGCCGCTGATCGCCTTCTCCCTGGAGGCCGTGCTGATGCGGCGCTGGCGGGCGGCGCTGCTGTGGGCCGTGCCGCTGGTGTTCGTGAAGGAGGATCTGGGGCTGACGGTGGCGGCGATCGGGATCCTCGTGGCGGTACGGGCGCGAGGTGCCTCGCCCCGGGCCGTCGGATGGGGCGTGGCGGTGGCCGGGATGGCGGCGGTGTGGGCGCTGCTCGTGTTCACCGTCGTCATCCCGGCCTTCAACACCAGCGACACCTACGACTACTGGTCGAAGGTCGGCGGCGGGGGCGGGCCGCTCGACGGCCTCGATACCAAGGTGCGCACGCTGGTCTGGCTGCTGCTGCCGACGACCGGGCTGCTCGCGCTGCGCTCCCCCCTTCTGATCGTCGCCGTGCCGACACTCAGCTGGCGTTTCCTGTCGGCCGAGGAGCACTACTGGGGCACGGGCTGGCACTACAGCGCTGTGCTGATGCCCGTCGTGGCGCTCGCGCTGGTCGACGCCCTGGACCGTACGCGGAGCAGCCGGCGCCCCTGGCTGCTCGCGTACGCCCGTCATCTCCCGGCCGCGAGCGCGGCGGCGGCGATCGCGCTGACCACGTCGCTACCGCTGGCGGCGCTGGTCGAGCCGGATCCGTACCGTACGACTCCGCAGGCCGAGGTGGCAGTGAAGATGCTGGCGCGAATACCGAGCGGGGCGACGGTCGAGGCGAACATCGGACCGCTCGCCCACCTCACCTCGCGCTGCCGAGTGTTCTGGGTGGGCGATACGCAGGGCATCACACCCGACTACATCGCCCTCCAGAACAGGGCCACCCGCGATCCCGTGATCTACGCCGGTCAGCTCCACCCCAGGGCCACCTACACGGTCCTCGACCAGGGGGCCGGTTACGTGGTCCTGAAGCGCCAACCGGACCCCGGCTCAACGGACACCGGCGACTAG
- a CDS encoding acyltransferase family protein, whose amino-acid sequence MSTQGTESGTEASQQFPGDSRHAHPSAVTSTGTVTDTGARARARSRVGRRLYAIDGIRLLAALMVAVHHYAGTRRVDQPGNLIWGRPASDIMPTVFRFAAYGWIGVEIFFVISGFVICMSCWGRSPKQFFVSRVIRLYPAYWFAIVFTTSVLVAFPGVWDHLPTRDVLFNFTMLQSGSGVMNVDGVYWTLWAELRFYLLFLAVVRTGLTYRKVVVFCCVWGAAAMIAPIAKLPLLELVANPEGAWYFIAGLVLYLMHRFGQNLLLWGILAMAWLMGQRELGIRIDEVEHVSSWRGAVLIFTVFLLTMVAIALGATDRIRWKWLVTAGAMTYPLYLMHYAAGTTVIHYLRNTMDPRLLVATVIAGFMVLGWLVYRIVERPLSGALKRGLATSFAQLRKA is encoded by the coding sequence GTGTCGACGCAGGGCACGGAGAGCGGAACGGAGGCGTCTCAGCAGTTCCCCGGGGACTCACGGCACGCGCATCCAAGCGCCGTCACCAGCACCGGCACTGTCACCGACACCGGCGCCCGCGCCCGCGCCCGCTCACGCGTCGGCCGGCGGCTGTACGCCATCGACGGCATCCGGCTTCTCGCCGCGCTGATGGTCGCCGTACACCACTACGCCGGCACCCGCAGGGTTGATCAGCCGGGCAATCTCATCTGGGGCCGGCCGGCGTCCGACATCATGCCTACGGTCTTCCGGTTCGCGGCCTACGGGTGGATCGGCGTCGAGATCTTCTTTGTGATCAGCGGCTTCGTGATCTGTATGTCCTGCTGGGGGCGTTCGCCGAAGCAGTTCTTCGTGTCGCGCGTGATCCGGCTCTATCCGGCGTACTGGTTCGCCATCGTCTTCACGACGTCCGTACTCGTCGCGTTCCCGGGCGTCTGGGACCACCTGCCGACGCGGGACGTCCTGTTCAACTTCACGATGCTTCAGTCGGGTTCAGGCGTCATGAACGTCGACGGTGTGTACTGGACCCTCTGGGCCGAGCTGCGTTTCTATCTGCTGTTCCTGGCGGTGGTGCGGACCGGGCTCACGTACCGCAAGGTCGTCGTCTTCTGCTGTGTCTGGGGCGCGGCGGCCATGATCGCCCCGATCGCGAAGCTGCCCCTGCTGGAGCTGGTGGCGAATCCGGAAGGCGCCTGGTACTTCATCGCGGGGCTCGTTCTCTACCTCATGCACCGCTTCGGCCAGAACCTGCTTCTGTGGGGCATCCTCGCCATGGCCTGGCTCATGGGCCAGCGGGAACTGGGGATACGGATCGACGAGGTCGAGCATGTGTCGAGCTGGCGCGGAGCGGTGCTGATCTTCACGGTCTTCCTGCTGACCATGGTCGCCATCGCCCTCGGCGCGACGGACCGCATCCGGTGGAAGTGGCTGGTCACAGCGGGCGCGATGACGTATCCGCTCTACCTGATGCACTACGCGGCCGGTACGACCGTGATCCATTACCTGCGGAACACGATGGACCCCCGGCTGCTGGTCGCCACGGTGATCGCCGGGTTCATGGTGCTGGGCTGGCTGGTGTACCGGATCGTGGAGCGGCCGTTGTCGGGGGCGCTGAAACGGGGGTTGGCGACGTCGTTCGCGCAGTTGCGGAAGGCGTAG
- a CDS encoding DUF397 domain-containing protein: MSREIHWQKSSLSGNGPQCVEVAAHDGAILMRESDDPNTITTTNRTKFAAFVAGVKAGEFDHFIV, translated from the coding sequence ATGAGCAGAGAGATCCACTGGCAGAAATCGTCACTCTCGGGCAACGGGCCGCAGTGCGTCGAGGTTGCCGCACACGACGGTGCGATCCTGATGCGCGAGAGCGACGACCCGAACACCATTACAACTACCAACCGCACCAAGTTCGCCGCGTTCGTCGCAGGCGTCAAAGCAGGCGAGTTCGATCACTTCATCGTCTGA
- a CDS encoding helix-turn-helix domain-containing protein: MRLGEELKKLRNSVNRAAREAAGLLATDQAKISHIEAGKIGISEERVRKLAVFYECNDTALIEAMCAITHEQRGQFWWDDYRGVLPLGFLDIAELEHHAAQLRYLQPVTFPGVLQTEDHARALFGRSLPPLPANEVEARVDHRMKRKGIFDRENPPALTATVHEAALRMRVGGRQVARKQLEHLIEMSERPGITLRVIPFTNEDFIDLTHTVLYASGLVPQFDTVHIDNLYGGRFLGGATELENNRTLLDFAEQASLGPVESRSFVHHIAREL; this comes from the coding sequence ATGCGCCTCGGGGAAGAGCTGAAGAAGCTACGCAACAGCGTGAACAGAGCGGCCCGCGAAGCGGCCGGCCTTCTGGCCACGGATCAGGCAAAGATCAGCCACATCGAGGCAGGCAAGATCGGCATCAGTGAGGAGCGGGTCCGCAAACTGGCCGTGTTCTACGAGTGCAACGACACCGCGTTGATCGAAGCGATGTGCGCCATCACGCACGAACAGCGCGGGCAGTTCTGGTGGGACGACTATCGCGGCGTTCTGCCGCTGGGCTTCCTGGACATCGCAGAGCTGGAGCACCACGCCGCACAACTGCGTTACCTCCAACCGGTGACATTTCCGGGCGTCTTGCAGACGGAGGATCACGCACGAGCCCTGTTCGGCAGATCGCTTCCACCACTGCCGGCCAACGAGGTGGAGGCTCGGGTCGATCACCGAATGAAACGCAAGGGGATTTTCGACCGCGAGAATCCTCCGGCCCTGACGGCCACCGTTCACGAAGCCGCGCTACGCATGCGTGTCGGGGGACGACAGGTCGCCCGCAAGCAACTTGAGCACCTCATCGAGATGTCGGAACGGCCGGGCATAACGCTTCGGGTCATCCCCTTCACCAACGAGGACTTCATCGACCTCACCCACACCGTGCTATATGCGAGCGGGCTCGTCCCGCAGTTCGATACCGTCCACATCGACAACCTCTACGGCGGCCGCTTCCTCGGCGGTGCCACCGAACTGGAGAACAATCGAACGCTGCTCGACTTTGCCGAGCAGGCTTCATTGGGGCCTGTTGAGTCGCGCAGCTTCGTTCATCACATCGCGCGAGAACTGTGA
- a CDS encoding ATP-binding protein, which yields MTTVNATARPVPPPPPRGDTYRLALPNTAAAPKVARDFVSSLLGINRHGALMEDARLCVTEVVTNAHRHTATPLIRVHVTVDRKRVTVCVADDEPWALPVAVPVSDRDSGRGLLLVESLAWAWGATVHGGCSPGHKVVWFTLARPSGPLETV from the coding sequence ATGACCACCGTCAACGCCACCGCCCGCCCCGTACCCCCACCCCCGCCGCGCGGGGACACGTACCGGTTGGCCCTGCCCAACACCGCCGCCGCGCCCAAAGTCGCCCGGGACTTTGTGAGTTCGTTGCTGGGGATCAACCGGCACGGCGCGCTCATGGAGGACGCGCGGTTGTGTGTGACCGAGGTGGTGACCAACGCGCATCGTCATACCGCCACGCCGCTCATCCGGGTGCATGTCACGGTCGACCGTAAGCGGGTCACCGTCTGTGTCGCGGACGACGAGCCCTGGGCGCTGCCCGTTGCCGTACCGGTGTCGGACCGGGACAGCGGGCGGGGGCTGTTGCTGGTCGAGAGTCTGGCGTGGGCCTGGGGTGCGACCGTGCACGGGGGTTGCTCGCCGGGGCACAAGGTCGTCTGGTTCACGCTGGCCAGGCCGTCCGGTCCGCTGGAGACCGTATGA
- a CDS encoding ABC transporter permease codes for MATVSYAARDSRTMLRRNLKKALRYPSMTFTVISMPVMMLLLFNYVFGSTLGTGISALPTADGAGAGAGTGSGTGSGNYIDYVAPGIILMAATSGALTTAISVCVDKTEGIVDRFRTMPISRTAFLTGHVISSVIQTMAGIALVLGVALLMGFRPNATPVEWLAAIGLLTLLTLALSWLSTGIGLVAKTPETASNIPMPLTLLPFLGSAIVPPESMPTGLRWFAENQPFTPVIETLRGLWLGTGIGNSAVIAVAWCGALLLVGYLWARHTFRTGAKR; via the coding sequence ATGGCCACCGTGTCCTACGCCGCCAGAGACTCCAGGACGATGCTGCGGCGCAACCTCAAAAAGGCGCTGCGGTACCCGTCGATGACGTTCACGGTCATCAGCATGCCGGTGATGATGCTGCTGCTGTTCAACTACGTGTTCGGCAGCACCCTGGGCACGGGCATCAGCGCCCTCCCCACCGCCGACGGAGCCGGAGCCGGAGCGGGAACCGGCTCCGGCACCGGCTCCGGCAACTACATCGACTACGTCGCGCCCGGCATCATCCTCATGGCAGCCACCTCGGGCGCTCTGACCACAGCGATCAGCGTGTGCGTCGACAAGACCGAGGGCATCGTTGACCGCTTCCGTACGATGCCGATCTCCCGGACCGCATTCCTGACCGGCCATGTCATCAGCAGCGTGATCCAGACGATGGCCGGCATAGCCCTCGTCCTGGGCGTCGCCCTGCTGATGGGCTTCCGCCCCAACGCGACGCCCGTCGAGTGGCTCGCCGCCATCGGTCTGCTCACCTTGCTCACCCTGGCGCTCAGTTGGCTCTCCACGGGCATCGGCCTGGTGGCCAAGACCCCGGAGACCGCCAGCAACATCCCCATGCCGCTGACGCTCCTTCCGTTCCTGGGCAGCGCCATCGTGCCGCCGGAGTCCATGCCCACAGGTCTGCGCTGGTTCGCCGAGAACCAGCCCTTCACCCCGGTCATCGAGACCCTGCGCGGCCTGTGGCTCGGCACCGGGATAGGCAACAGCGCGGTCATCGCCGTCGCCTGGTGCGGGGCGCTGCTCCTGGTCGGCTACCTGTGGGCGCGCCACACTTTCAGGACGGGGGCCAAGCGGTAA
- a CDS encoding ATP-binding cassette domain-containing protein: MPTQKTSARPPAITATGLRKSYGDKLVLDGIDLNIEEGTIFALLGPNGAGKTTTVEILSTLINADAGTDADAGTSTNTDVTAAEPEVWVAGHHLTREADAVRSAIGVTGQFSAVDNLLTAEENLLLMADLHHLDRREGKRRAKDLLRRFDLSEVADSPTVTFSGGMRRKLDLAMTLVSGPRIIFLDEPTTGLDPRSRRTMWEIIRELVTDEGVTIFLTTQYLEEADRLADRIAVLDHGRLIAEGTADELKQRIPGGHIRVRFTDVQSLDTAASVFGIGTRDEDSLTLQIPSNGSLPSLRAVLDALETTAIQAESLTVHTPDLDDVFLTLTGQPKENA; encoded by the coding sequence ATGCCCACCCAGAAGACATCCGCGCGGCCCCCGGCGATCACCGCCACCGGACTGCGCAAGTCCTACGGCGACAAGCTCGTACTCGACGGCATCGACCTGAACATCGAAGAGGGCACCATCTTCGCCCTGTTAGGGCCGAACGGCGCCGGAAAGACCACGACGGTAGAGATCCTCTCCACACTCATCAACGCGGACGCGGGCACCGACGCGGACGCGGGCACCAGCACCAATACGGACGTCACCGCGGCCGAGCCCGAGGTTTGGGTCGCAGGCCACCACCTGACCCGGGAAGCCGACGCCGTCCGCTCCGCGATCGGCGTCACCGGCCAGTTCTCGGCCGTCGACAATCTGCTGACCGCCGAGGAGAACCTGCTCCTCATGGCGGATCTGCACCACCTCGACCGGCGCGAGGGCAAGCGCCGCGCCAAGGACCTGCTGCGCCGCTTCGACCTGTCCGAGGTGGCGGACAGCCCCACGGTCACCTTCTCCGGCGGGATGCGGCGCAAGCTCGACCTGGCGATGACCCTGGTCAGCGGTCCACGGATCATCTTCCTCGATGAGCCCACCACGGGACTCGACCCGCGCAGCCGGCGCACCATGTGGGAGATCATCCGGGAACTCGTGACCGACGAGGGCGTGACCATCTTCCTGACCACGCAGTACTTGGAAGAGGCCGACCGACTCGCCGACCGTATAGCCGTGTTGGACCACGGCCGGCTGATCGCCGAGGGCACCGCCGACGAGCTGAAGCAGCGCATCCCCGGCGGCCATATCCGGGTGCGGTTCACCGATGTCCAGAGCCTGGACACCGCCGCGAGCGTCTTCGGCATCGGCACACGCGACGAGGACTCCCTCACGCTTCAGATACCGAGCAACGGGTCCCTTCCCAGTCTGCGGGCCGTGCTCGACGCCCTGGAGACCACCGCCATCCAGGCCGAGTCCCTGACCGTCCACACCCCCGACCTCGACGACGTCTTTCTCACCCTCACCGGCCAGCCCAAGGAGAACGCGTAA
- a CDS encoding DUF4097 family beta strand repeat-containing protein, with translation MPTYETPEPISATFELEAGTAHITAGKRTDTVVEVLPRNGSNENDVRAVQQTQVTYSGGRLTVRTPKKRSLFGKSGAIEVSVELPLGSDVRGTTAMGGFYCDGRLGEVTLKSALGDLQVEEAAGAGLKTDLGDIRLARSTGDIEVIGAGRIEVGTATGTATVKNGNGATRISEVTGELKIYAANGDVSVGVAHSGIDARSANGRIEVGVTHAGVTAVSANGGIRIDDAARGRIDLRTSVGELEVGVHEGTAAWLDVHTKFGTVRRELGSAAAPSDSDETVEVYARTAAGDIIIRRA, from the coding sequence ATGCCTACGTACGAGACCCCCGAACCGATCTCCGCCACCTTCGAGTTGGAGGCCGGCACCGCCCACATCACGGCCGGCAAGCGCACCGACACCGTGGTCGAGGTGCTGCCGCGCAACGGATCCAACGAGAACGACGTACGTGCCGTACAGCAGACCCAGGTCACCTACTCGGGCGGCCGTCTGACGGTCAGGACACCCAAGAAGAGGTCCCTGTTCGGCAAGTCGGGGGCCATCGAGGTGAGCGTCGAACTGCCCCTCGGGTCGGATGTCCGGGGCACCACGGCGATGGGCGGCTTCTACTGCGACGGCCGCCTCGGGGAAGTCACGCTCAAGAGCGCGCTCGGCGATCTCCAGGTGGAAGAGGCGGCGGGCGCCGGTCTCAAGACCGACCTGGGCGATATCCGGCTGGCCCGCTCGACCGGGGACATCGAGGTCATCGGCGCGGGCCGGATCGAGGTCGGCACGGCCACCGGCACGGCGACCGTCAAGAACGGCAACGGCGCGACGCGGATCAGCGAGGTCACCGGCGAGCTGAAAATCTACGCGGCCAACGGCGACGTCTCGGTCGGGGTCGCGCACAGCGGCATCGACGCCAGGTCCGCCAACGGCCGGATCGAGGTCGGCGTCACCCACGCCGGGGTCACCGCCGTGTCCGCGAACGGCGGCATCCGGATCGATGACGCGGCCCGCGGCCGCATCGATCTGCGTACCTCCGTCGGTGAGCTGGAAGTGGGCGTCCACGAGGGCACCGCGGCCTGGCTCGACGTGCACACCAAGTTCGGCACGGTACGCCGCGAGCTGGGCTCCGCCGCCGCCCCCTCCGACTCCGACGAGACCGTCGAGGTGTACGCGCGGACCGCGGCCGGCGACATCATCATCCGCCGCGCCTGA
- a CDS encoding FAD-dependent monooxygenase: MIDVIIAGGGPTGLMLAAELRLHGVRTLVLEKLTEPITYSRAQGLHARSVEVMDQRGLLERFLPLGKKYAVGGFFAGIGKRWPAQLDTAHSYVLAIPQLVTEHLLTERAIELDTEIRRGGELVGLSQDDDGVTVELADGTRLRSRYLVGCDGGRSTVRKLLSVGFPGEPSRVETLLGEMEVGVPPETMAAVVDEVRKTQSRFGTMPTGDGVYRVIVPAEGVAEDRTVAPTLEEFKQRLRHFAGTDFGVHSPRWLSRFGDATRLAERYRVGRVLLAGDAAHIHPPTGGQGLNLGIQDAFNLGWKLAAEVNGWAPQGLLDSYHAERHPVAADVLDNTRAQMLLLSPEPGPRSVRRLMAELMDFEEVNRYLIEKISAIAVRYDFSAGDESGDSTESTESTDGSESTDAHNLLLGRRLRDIELKRTRLYELTHAGRGLLVDQTGRLSAAGWADRVDHVVDVSEELAAPAVLLRPDGHVAWVGEDQQELNDRLQRWFGTATG, translated from the coding sequence ATGATCGACGTCATCATCGCGGGCGGCGGACCGACCGGCCTGATGCTCGCCGCCGAACTGCGGCTGCACGGTGTGCGCACGCTCGTACTGGAGAAGCTGACCGAGCCGATCACGTACTCCCGCGCACAGGGGCTGCACGCGCGCAGCGTCGAGGTGATGGACCAGCGCGGCCTGCTGGAGCGGTTCCTTCCGCTCGGCAAGAAGTACGCGGTCGGCGGTTTCTTCGCCGGTATCGGCAAGCGGTGGCCCGCACAGCTCGACACCGCGCATTCGTACGTCCTCGCCATCCCGCAGCTGGTCACCGAGCACCTGCTGACCGAGCGCGCCATCGAGCTGGACACCGAGATCCGGCGCGGTGGCGAGCTGGTGGGGCTGAGCCAGGACGACGACGGGGTGACCGTCGAACTGGCCGACGGCACAAGGCTGCGCTCGCGCTACCTCGTCGGGTGCGACGGCGGGCGCAGCACGGTGCGCAAGCTGCTCAGTGTCGGCTTCCCCGGTGAGCCCTCGCGGGTCGAGACGCTGCTGGGGGAGATGGAGGTGGGCGTACCGCCGGAGACGATGGCGGCCGTGGTGGACGAAGTGCGCAAGACGCAGTCGCGGTTCGGCACGATGCCCACCGGGGACGGGGTGTACCGCGTGATCGTGCCCGCCGAAGGGGTGGCCGAGGACCGTACGGTCGCGCCGACCCTGGAGGAGTTCAAGCAGCGGCTGCGGCATTTCGCGGGTACGGACTTCGGCGTGCACTCGCCGCGCTGGCTGTCCCGGTTCGGCGACGCCACGCGACTGGCCGAGCGCTACCGGGTCGGCCGGGTGCTGCTGGCCGGCGACGCGGCGCACATCCATCCGCCGACCGGCGGGCAGGGCCTGAACCTCGGCATCCAGGACGCCTTCAACCTCGGCTGGAAGCTGGCGGCGGAGGTCAACGGCTGGGCGCCGCAGGGGCTGCTGGACAGCTACCACGCCGAGCGCCACCCGGTGGCCGCCGACGTGCTGGACAACACGCGCGCCCAGATGCTGCTGCTGTCCCCCGAGCCGGGCCCCAGGTCGGTGCGCAGGCTGATGGCGGAGCTGATGGACTTCGAGGAGGTGAACCGCTATCTGATCGAGAAGATCAGCGCGATCGCGGTCCGCTACGACTTCAGCGCGGGCGACGAAAGCGGCGACAGCACCGAGAGCACCGAGAGCACTGACGGCAGCGAGAGCACCGACGCCCACAACCTGCTGCTCGGCCGACGCCTCCGGGACATCGAACTGAAGCGGACCCGTCTGTACGAGCTGACGCACGCCGGCCGGGGGCTGCTGGTGGACCAGACCGGCAGGCTCTCGGCGGCGGGTTGGGCGGACCGGGTCGACCATGTCGTCGATGTCAGCGAGGAGCTGGCGGCACCGGCGGTGCTGCTGCGGCCGGACGGCCATGTGGCGTGGGTCGGCGAGGACCAGCAGGAGCTGAACGACCGGCTCCAGAGGTGGTTCGGCACGGCCACCGGCTGA
- a CDS encoding NAD(P)H-binding protein, whose translation MTGTDTDTNTGTTLVIGATGTTGSRTVARLTAAGHRVKAASRTPQNTPLTSQTTNTPTPTSPTSPTPVPFDWYTPATHAAALDGVDRVYLVPPVGDVDPAAVMLPFLRQARTAGVRRAVLLSSSAVPKGGPAVGEVHQALPELFEQWAVLRPSWFMQNFTGAHMHAASIREEGALLTATGSGRVGFVDAGDIAAVAARALTDEQAPNTDLVLTGPEALSYDDIAATVTEVTGRTVVHHPMSYERMRDRLAEVMPPEFAALLAGLDRTIAEGSEDRVTDTVQRITGRPPRGFRALYENEHQ comes from the coding sequence ATGACCGGCACCGACACCGACACCAACACCGGCACGACCCTGGTCATCGGCGCGACCGGCACCACCGGCAGCCGTACGGTCGCGCGACTGACAGCGGCTGGCCACCGAGTCAAGGCAGCCAGCCGCACCCCCCAAAACACACCCCTCACCTCCCAGACCACCAACACCCCCACCCCCACCTCCCCCACCTCCCCCACACCCGTCCCCTTCGACTGGTACACCCCCGCCACCCACGCCGCAGCCCTGGACGGCGTCGACCGCGTCTACCTAGTCCCGCCCGTGGGCGACGTGGACCCGGCGGCGGTCATGCTGCCGTTCCTGCGGCAGGCCCGTACCGCCGGAGTGCGGCGCGCCGTGCTGCTCAGCTCATCCGCCGTACCGAAGGGCGGCCCGGCGGTGGGTGAGGTGCACCAGGCGCTCCCGGAACTGTTCGAACAGTGGGCGGTGCTGCGCCCCTCCTGGTTCATGCAGAACTTCACCGGCGCGCACATGCACGCCGCGAGCATCCGCGAAGAGGGCGCCCTCCTGACCGCGACCGGCAGCGGCCGGGTCGGCTTCGTGGACGCCGGGGACATCGCTGCCGTCGCCGCCCGCGCGCTGACCGATGAGCAGGCGCCCAACACCGATCTCGTCCTCACCGGCCCGGAGGCGCTCAGTTACGACGACATCGCCGCGACCGTCACCGAGGTCACCGGCCGGACCGTGGTCCACCACCCGATGTCGTACGAGCGGATGCGCGACCGCCTGGCGGAGGTGATGCCGCCGGAGTTCGCCGCGCTGCTGGCCGGGCTGGACCGGACGATCGCCGAGGGATCGGAGGACCGCGTCACCGACACCGTCCAGCGGATCACCGGCCGGCCCCCGCGCGGCTTCCGCGCGCTCTACGAGAACGAGCACCAATAA